GGTCTGAGTGATGAGAGAACAGGAGAGTGGGAGTGGCTAGATGGAACACCGTACCAGATGGACcgcaggtgagtgtgtgtttgtgtgttatttatggGAATTCTGACATAATTCAGTAGAAGTGTGTTACTGATCCGAATTCGGGAATCATTTTGCAAGCCTTTTGTTATTTAAGGAAAAACTTATATATATGTGAGATGACACTGAAAGTTAAACTAAGAGAGCCAGATTATTCATGAATGATACATcactatgtatgtgtgtgtgtgtgtgtgtgtgtctgtgtctgtgtatagaGAATGGAAGCCTGGTCAGCCTGATAACTGGCAATTACATGGTCTGGGTGGAGGAGAAGACTGTGCACACTTCCACAATGATGGACGATATAACGATGATCACTGCTCTCGAAATTACCGTTTTGTTTGCAAATCACATGCATACACAGTGTgagaaccctaaccctaaccctaaccctaatacaacacagacactcactttGAATGGGAATTAGCTAAGAGCTAATAAACTGCTTATAAACTGCTCAATCCCACCAGTGACCACAAGGAGGCACACTCATGCTTTAAATATTCGAAATGATTATTTACTTTAAGATTCAGTTTCATTGGTGATTATGTTAAAGATTCATGTTAAAATGTAGTTCTATTCTGAATGTCCATCCTAACATCATTGGATTTAATTGTGTATATGACTTGTGTATGTTCCGATTAAATCAGAGAAGGCATTATACTAGGTTGTCCAAGACACTCCTAATTTTCAGCTTCATCTCTGTAAGACTCCTGAATGAGCTTTACTCTGGATAGATAGAGGCATGTCTCACTCTCTTCTGCTCTGTTCTTCAGCAACAGGAACCATACAATCATTTGATATGTGAAGTGAGACTTGATGTGTAAGCAGTACTGAACCCCCCTCCCCATGACACCTTTTAGATGAaattgtctctctgtgtgtgaatgtgtatctCCAGCTTCAGCTTAATACACAAACCCGACAAATTTGTTCAAACGTCAAAATATATCCGAattttcttcatctcatctAGAAGAAATAAGTCCAAAACTTTTACTGAACTGTttaataccacacacacacacacacacacacaaaaacacacaacatcttTACTGAATTtagttcagtttattttattaagtttttcaaaatttagtttaattcaaatgaataaatttttAAAGATGTCTACCTCCAGGCCGGACGTACAGGTTTgacctttacattttttacatctTTACTAGCTGATCTACTGGGTGTGCTCAGATGGCTTGCTCTGTGGGGTGCTGTGTGATTCTGTGGAGAATTTTTCGGAGTAGTGGACACATCCTTCTGGCTGAGAGGGACGTTACTGGTGGTGACAGGACTGCGAGTGGTGAAGCTCACGGTGCTGCAAGCAAAGTGGGGCAGGGTTTTGTGGGTATTGGTATGACTTTCCTGAGTTGGTAGATTTGTAAATCTACATAGCTTCTCTTTGGGTGCAGATTTCTGGTGAATCATGGGTTTCTTCACCATTGATTTCTGAATGGAGGACGCCTTGGGAGTGGGGCTggtgtgcactggtgtagttgtgtgtgaagAGGTAGATGTAGTTGGGGCCAGGATTTTAACactctgagagtgtgtgattgggCGGGGCTTAGTACTGCTAACAGAAATAACTTTCCTCATACTTTGTTTGTCATTTTGAGTCGGAGTTTGTATAGGATTACGGGGGCGGGGTTTCAGTGACGATGAAGAGGGGGAGGGATCAGGAGAAACGATCGATTTTTTCACCGGCATTTTTCTGAATGATTGCACACTTTTACATGGAGTCTTATTTGATCTATTGGTTATTTTGTTAGTTTTGCAGTCTAATTCCTGATTGGTGGACTTCCTGGTGGTTTTCAATTCTGGCGGGTTGCGACAGGAAGCATTAGTTTTATCAGCAGTTGGAGAGATGATGAGCTTGTGTTTAAGACCTATATTACTGTTTACTTCCTCATTCTGTTTCTCATAGTGTTTGTTTATCAGATCTGTAGGTTTATCCACTTCTGACTCCACCTCTAATCCCACCTCTGATTCCACCCCTAATCCCACCTCTGATTCCACCCCTAATCCCACCTCCGACACCACCCCTAATCCCACCTCTGATTCCACCCCTAATCCCACCTCTGACACCACCCCTAATCCCACCTCTGATTCCACCGCTAATCCCACCTCTGACACCACCCCTAATCCCACCTCTGATTCCACCGCTAATCCCACCTCTGACACCACCCCTAATCCCACCTCTGACACCACCCCTAATCCCACCTCTGACTTCATCCCTAAAACTAATTCGGCATCAACCTCTAACCTTGCCTTTGCAGGGGCAGAGGTCATCGCCATGTGTCTGTTCTTGTCTGGGTTTTTGATGCCAGTGTCATGGTATGGAAACTCAATATTTGTTACAACACTGCTCGATATCTCAGTGGGGTCATTGCCACGGTGACCAAGAGATAAAGTTTTAAAGGGAAAGTTTTGCAGTTCAGGAAACAGTGTGTGGGTTTCCACCTGGACAGGCGTGGATgctgagtgagactgtgtgtctGATGGTGAGTGTGTCTCCGTTATATTCATGTTGCCGTCACTGAACCGATGTCGTGGGCGATGGAGGCCATACCCCCCCAAAGAACTGTGGAAGCTGGGGGGTTGAGAAATAAGGAGCTCTATAAGCCCCTCCCACTTCACAGCTGTCCGAACATCAATTTCACTGCTGCACCTGGACCCCAAGACACTGCCTGCCCAATGTTGTCCTGCCCAGGAAGGCTGATTTCCCTTGCCAGCTTTCACCCGTTTCAGTTGAGACGCTGCCCTCATTGCACGCTCCACATTCTCCTAGACAGAGAAGAATAATGTTTgtctttatgtatatatatgtgtgtgtgtgtgtctgtgtgtgtgtgtctgtgtctgtgtgtgtgtgtacctgtactgCTTTAGTGAATTTGGAGCAGAAATGGGAGAAAATGTAGAAGCACTCATCCAATTTGAAGGTCTCTGTGTCTTCACAAAAGAACTCAATCATCTGTTCTCCTTCAGTCATTAACAGAGAATGACAGGCACTGACTTCCTTTAGAGAAACAGCtgcacactacaacacacacacacacacacatattttctACCCAGAATGACAAATACTGACTTCATTGAGATGATTGATAAagcacacattctctctctctctctctctctctctctctctgtctctctcacacacacacacccacacacctgtaGGAAGGTGTGTAGTTGCTGCAGTAGTTGTGTATCCTTCTGGATGTTCTGCTGTAAGGTTTCTAGTCTCCTGTTCAGATTGTCCAACTCAACATTCAAACTGTCCACACTCACCCTGGGGGCAGAAGGGAGCAGAAAGGCACTGGTGAGGGGTGTGTTGGATCTTTTTGCACTAGAATACTGCTTTTCACCATTAGGTATTAGTTGTAATTTTAACTAGTATTTAGGGTTTGTAGTAATTAAGGTTTATGGTTTAGTAATAAGTTTAGTAACAATTAGAATTCATGGATCATGCTACAGAGGATAAGGTTAAGCTTGCTAGGTAAAATATAGTGTAGACTACAAAACTATGGAAGTTCAGTTTCTGAAGTCTGTATTTTGGTTTTTCTATTCTTTCTATATTTTGTTCTCTAGCCTGTCAGAAAGTTTGGAATGAATCCGATTATTAGCATGCTAGATACAAAGTCACAGATCAACCGATCAGAGGTTCAAATCATTCTCTGTCCTCAGATATTTCAGAGGTTGTTATATAAAACTACAGAGAAAACCCTCTAGCACCTTCCATTATTGACTAATGGCTATCATGAGTTCTCTAGCTCTACAGCATTACAATTGGGTAACAATACAAACTCCCCAATGAAGTTAAACTGGCTGATTATCTACCAGTCATTTATTTTCCTGCCGAAAAAAGTCAACTTTGCTATTCAGAAAAAATGCTCCATTAGTCCTGAATCTTTTTTCCCTTATGACATAATACCAGACATTTTCACCCtccataaccctaaccctgagctggtgtgtaacgtgtgtgtatgtttctaaGCAGGAACATCATATTatatactgatcagccataacattatgaccactaacaggtgacGGGAATAACACGgattatcttctcatcattgaacttgttagtgggtgggatatattaggcagcaagtgaacattttgtgtacagtttgacgagggccaaattatgatggctagacgactggatcagagcatctactaaactgcagctcttgtggggtgtttccggtctgcagtggtcagtgtctatcaaaagtggtccaaggaaggaacagttgtgaaccagcgacagggtcatggacggtcaaggctcattgatacatgtggggagtgaaggctggcccgtgtgatccgatccaacagacaatctactgttgctcaaattgctgaagaagttaatgctggatctgatagaaaggtgtcagaatacacagtgcattgcagtttgttgtgtatggggctgcatagacCAGTCAGCATGCctatgttgacccctgtgcactgccgaaagtgccaacaatgggcacatgagcatcagaacaatcagagcaatggaagaaggtggcctagtctgatgaatcatgtttttattttacatcatgtggatggccgggtgggtgtgtgtccaggggaacacatggcatcaggatgcactatggaaagAAGACAGAGGCCGgaggaggcagtgtcctgctttgggcaATGGTCTACTGGGAAACATCGGGTCTTGCCATCCAtggacatgtaccacctacctaagcattgttgcagaccatgtacaccctttcatggaatcGGTATTCCATGATGACTGTGTcctttttcagcaggataatgcactgtgccacaaagcaaaaatagttcagatgatgagcacaacaaccagtttgaggtgttgacttggcccccaaattccccagatctcaatccaatcaggcatctgtgggatgtgctgaacaaacaagtctgattcaTGGAgcccccaccttgcaacttagagGGGTTTTTGACTTTCGTTTCTGTTTCCTAGATTTATGAGTTCTCGCCCTAGCCTGTTCATTTCTGTTAGCTGATCGCCCGATTATGTGGATTTTGACTGTGCCCTGTGTTTTGGATTATTTGCTATAGTGTTCATTAAAGTCTTCTGGGTTAGGGGTTTGTCCATATTTtcataagattattattattattattattttagtttctGCTGCAGGGACATCCTCACCGTGCTGCGCTCTCGACATACTGGAGCTTTTCAGGAAATTTGAGCAGCTGGTCATCTTTCTTCTTGGCTTCCTGCAGACAGAAGAACACAGTGACATGGTAAagttaaagacagacagataaactgacacacacatacaagccaCCAGCTACACAGTTTTTGACCAACCAGAGCAACAAAGTGCAGCAGGTTCATTCCTGGTTTATTGGATTTGGTTTCCGCCAGAGACAGAAGTGAGGATAGTTTAAAACCCACAGCATTTCCACCATAACCATCCTgagagcaaaacacacacacacacaaacacagaaaaaaggCTACTAATCTGTATTAACAAATGTACAAGGGttaaaatattgatttgattaaagcaataagaaatgaaataaaagtcaTAATATTAGGGATCTtacagtgtttatgatgtttccAGCTTCCAGCACCAGGTGAAGGACTGAGTGAAGCTCCACACAACTCAGCAGCTCTGTAAAATGAAACAGtgcaatatatataaaattaatatataaatatatatatatataatatataaaatatataaaatatatataatatataaaatatattaatcaatatacatttacattttctatacACAAATATAAGTATAAAATGATGTGTTCAAAAACATCTGTCTTATTGTTTAACAGTATTTAACAAATTAATATCAAGCACAACTTCAGTTTCAGCTGGTACTTTAataattagtatttatttatttatttgttatgtatttatatgttaATGGATAGTGAATTTCCATGATGcaaatattagaaaaataaatgggGGATTTGATAAATTAGTAAAAATGAAACACTGATCGAGAAGCACCTTTGATGGCAGAGCGGATAATGAACACATCTTGTTTCAGTGATGAGCATAAAGCCGAAAACTCCTCCTTCAGAAGCATGGCTTCTACTCGCAGATCAAacctaataaataaacagtatatGTTACTCTTTCTAAGGACATACAAGATGTTAAACCTCTCGTGTGTGGATGAGCTAGCAGCTCAGCAGAAAGCGCTGAATAACTGAGAGAGCAGCATGGTGTGGAAAATCCTTAAAGCTTAATAATAGCTGGAAGATGCAAGATCTATAGCAAAGTCTTGGAGGTTTTAATGCCATGTTCAACTCAGTAGCATTTGAAGCATTTGAAAAGAAGTTTTCATCTGGTGTTAACATCCCCTGACTTGTCAACATCCCCACAATGACCACTAGTCAGAGTATTTGCTCAATAGTCCATATAACCTCTAATTCAAACACCAAtcactgatataaacacactggaatccagtgtgtgtgagtgtctttaCCTGGGTAAGAGTGTAAGCTGGTACATAAAGGAGTCCACAGTGTTTAAATTAGTTTTATCCCCTTTATATGAATGCAGCTTTTCCACCTGTAATACAGATTTAAAGGaatgcatgaacacacacacacacacaatttacagTTCAGCTCTGTTACTCatactgttttgtgtgtgtatgtgtgtgtatatgtgtgtgtgtgtgtgtgtgtgttcatctttCACCTCGTGTGTGTCTGGCAGTAGTTTGTTCAGTTCTCTCAGTCGTTCTGCTCCAAACACCTCACTGTTTCCATGGACAATGTCATCAATGAGAGACTGAATGGATCTGAGAAAAGTGACACAAACAAGAGAATAAAGTAGGTCtgtctgattggctgtctgtctgtatctctaaCTATATAACCTAAAAATACttactttttaaaacatttaaggaAAATCGCTACATTCATACTCCTTTTAGGGTCAAGGATGCTAATCTGAGCacatataaaaacacaaaattagtaaataaatcatcatGATTATGACAataacagttattattattagacacacacagatataaaagCAGCACATGACTCagtaatttttaataaaattagtaatgttaatgtcaatgaAACAAGCTTTTGTCAGGTGATTATTGACCAGTGAGAATTCTCCACCTCTTTGTTCTGCTCAGACAAACCGCTGTGCACTCGACTGGTCTTGCTGCTAGCTGTGGCTACTGTGTGTCTGTCGTTCAGTCCAAACAGGTCCTCGACACTCTTGATATCGATCTGAAATTTGTGTTTATCAGAATGATTTGCAAGTGTCCACAAGTTGGGTGCTCCTCGCTGTTGAACGCGTTCCTCTGGAATTGGCTTCCAGTAAAAACTCCTAATTCTACGCCTCCTTTGAATGTTTACCATTGGCAGGGGTGGGGGCGGAACAGGAGGGGGCGGGGTGACGATGGTGTCATGGTCAAAAGTTGATGGGGACATTATGACTCCGGCTCCCTCTTTTTTGTCCTGCTCCGTATTGGCTGCTGAGGTGCTGCTCATCACATAAACTGTTTGAATTATCAAATAAAGATTGTcagaaaatgaacacacacacacacacacacacacatacacaacaggCTTACAGTTATGCTGATTCAGACTCATCACAGAGTTGATTTAGGTTTTATTTCACTTGTCAGGACTCTTCTACACCTGTGTATTGTAATCATTTCTAATAATCTGGTGTCACCGAAAAACAATGGTTCTCTTTTAAATCACTGATTTCCTCTAAAGATTTTgtcctcagggagtttttcctcaccactatTGCCTTTGGTTTGCTCAGGAGAGATCTGAATttcagtaaagctgctttgagacaatgtctcaTGGTAAAAGTCCTATGCAAAAATGTAATGTTTGCACTTTGTCATTCACTTTTGACCATGGATTAATGAAagttttattgatttatataGATTACTCAAGTTCCCATCCTACATctgagctggagcagctttgatacagtaaatattcaattcatttcaattcaatgttatttgtatagcgcttttgataatgcacattgtctcaaagcagctttacagaacataataAACAAAGTACAAatgtcctagatgttagacaaaatcatccctagtgaacAAGCCTGTGgagactgtggcaaggaaaaactcccttagatggtatgaggaagaaaccttgagaggaacccatcctcatttgggtgacaccagagagtgtgattataaattattctaaacaccagagtgtgattatgaacaatgtcctttctacagtcatgtacagtcagttgcAGTTGTTACTgaatgttactgtgtgtattaaataaagAGCCATATCCTGAAGAGACGTGCAAATCACCACATACTTCCATACACAGTGCCTCTTATACACCACTGGTCCTGTGTACGTAATTAAACACTAATGTAGACCCACATTTGAGCCTCTGTatcacatttacacattaaCATGAAACCTTATCACCCGTATTTCAGTTCAAGGTTCTAGCATGCACTAttctgtttattaatattttattttcattttcttactGCACTTGTTTTACAGACTGATAGTACTGATATTAATTTTGATGATGGAACATTgttacactcagactcacataAATCATAAGAAATTTGTGTTTCCTTGTCGAATTTGTGTTTCCTTGTTTCACAGTCAGATTTAACTGTACTCAACTCTAATTCATAAGTAATAAAAATGCGCAAATTTCAACTTACCTTTAGAGGCAATGCCGCAGATACTTCTCTGACTTATAGTGTAAGAATGGTGTCAGACACACAGGGGAGTGTGTTGAGGAAAGCGGatcatgtgtgagagagtttgtgaaTTCAATAACTTTACTAGCCATTTGGctagtacgtgtgtgtgtgtgtgtgtgtgtgtgtgtgcgtgcatgtgcatGCTTTACACTGATAACATGCCTGTTACACCCTGCCtctgtatatttgtttttgtggtaACTGTGTTCTAATAGGATTGGTGTTCAGTTTGATTCTAAAGTTTAGGAGGCCATGTTGAAGCCTTAATAATGTCTGAATGATGTCATGGTGAAGCTGCTgttaacaaaaaacaacaacaaaacagacaaacaaagtaaacaacaaaaacaaaacaagtctACCTCCATgtattagtgtatgtgtgtgtctgtgtgcttttcAATGTATGCCAAAGGTGTATAATACAAATCAGATAACATTGTAGCTGTTTTTATTAGCATCCCAGGGGAtattaaagctaaaaaaaaagtgatttattaaactttatttcagtgatatattataaatgtaatGGTGCAGTCTAAATGCACCAAAAGAAAATCTAAAGGGAAGACTGGGGTAGGATGTGCCATATTTTGCTTACATTGACCCATAGAAAGGCATGGTTCATGCTTTATCTGACTTTGGAGAGATGTGGAAGCTCTGGGAAATCAGTATTTttgcatgaaataaaaaaataaagttgtgAAATAATTGCCCGATAATAACAATAGCTATTGAACAACGCCAAAACTACTGACCTAGGGTTAGGGGTTAAGGTTAGGTTTAGGGGTTGGGTTTAGGGTAAGGGTTAGGTTTAGGGGTTGGGGTTAAGGTTAAGGGTTGGGGTAGGGTTATAGTTAGGGGTTAGGGTAGGGTTAGGTTAGGGGATATTTATCTCCACTCCCAGTGGAGTGGAGGCAGACTAGCACAGACTGCTAAttcatatgtttatatgtggTATACAGCATTTAGTGTTTGTATActgtctatttaaaaaaatgtaaacaatccaaaaatgttaaataaaaacaataaaacaatgaaaaaataatgacCAAAAAAGATTTTCtgctctttttcattttgtgtttgtgggtgttgaGGTTCGGGTTAGGTTAAGGTTAGGGGTTAGGATTGGGATAAGGTTAGGGGTTGGGATTAGGTTTAAAGAAAGGGGTTGGGATTAGGATTGGAGGTTGGGAGTTTTGGATCGGGGTAAAAGGTTATGGTTGGGATTAGGTTAAGGTGAAGGGACAAGGTCATAGGTTGATATTAGGGGTAAGGGTGAGGGGTTAGGATAGAGTAGAAGGGAAGTtggagttagggttagattAGGTTTTGGTTAGGGAAAATGGTTGGGGATTGGGACCATGTTTCAGAGCTGGGTCGGTTAATATTAGGCATTTAGCCCCCCCCAAAAAGGAAAAATTAAAGCATCAATTATATAGATCCTCCCACCCGCTCCTAACTGCCCTCACAGGTAaaagaatttattcatttaaaaactcACATCCTTCCAAGAAATCTAAAAAGATTGGAGGTAGATAGATCTttaaatgaacaataaaataattaaataaatgtaataaataatatatataaaaaaataaatttaaaattagTCAAGTatcaaatgttaaaaatggtAAAACGCTGGAGAACGACCTATTCCATAAGTGCTGTTGTTGTATTTAAGTGCTACCTGTCACCATACCCTAAGTGCTAAAAATACCACACAATTTACCCTACACTGCAAAATAAATTGCATGCATATaaatgcagaaataaataaataaataaataaataaatataacgaTGAATTAATAATAGGTCTTTAGGTTTATTAAATTACATAATTTCAACAGCGTCTAACCATTAACAAACATTCTCACCATGCATATGCTTCACCAGTAGGGGGCGAAGATTCACGGGAAGGAGTCACTACATGGCCATGTCTAATTTCATAGGGGAGAATTCCTTTATTATTTCTCATTTAAGCCAAGAGGATCCCAGGTATTCAATAATCTATTCCATGTCCTTTCTGTTCTCCGTTTCTGTTGCATTGTCCATCCTGTCCTGCTGTCCACCCCCTGAATCTGCAGCTTATCAAGGCAATGTGTTTGGAAATGGTTTTATGTGTTATTCTTTTTTCCTTATCTAACTTGATACAAGTGCTGTCTGAGTCTGTCTAATAATTTGTTTTTGGCTTCCCCTATGATtaatttttggaatttttttggaagtttctgttctttctctatGCTGCATTGAGTTTCAAGTTGGCCAGTTCTGCCATTGATTCCTGAGCCTGTTGGAAATGCTTTCTGAGTTCTTTATTGAAGTTTTGTGGAcagtgtgaataagtgagtaCAAAAGGTACtatttgttg
The DNA window shown above is from Hemibagrus wyckioides isolate EC202008001 linkage group LG15, SWU_Hwy_1.0, whole genome shotgun sequence and carries:
- the LOC131365553 gene encoding uncharacterized protein LOC131365553: MSSTSAANTEQDKKEGAGVIMSPSTFDHDTIVTPPPPVPPPPLPMVNIQRRRRIRSFYWKPIPEERVQQRGAPNLWTLANHSDKHKFQIDIKSVEDLFGLNDRHTVATASSKTSRVHSGLSEQNKEISILDPKRSMNVAIFLKCFKKSIQSLIDDIVHGNSEVFGAERLRELNKLLPDTHEVEKLHSYKGDKTNLNTVDSFMYQLTLLPRFDLRVEAMLLKEEFSALCSSLKQDVFIIRSAIKELLSCVELHSVLHLVLEAGNIINTDGYGGNAVGFKLSSLLSLAETKSNKPGMNLLHFVALEAKKKDDQLLKFPEKLQYVESAARVSVDSLNVELDNLNRRLETLQQNIQKDTQLLQQLHTFLQCAAVSLKEVSACHSLLMTEGEQMIEFFCEDTETFKLDECFYIFSHFCSKFTKAVQENVERAMRAASQLKRVKAGKGNQPSWAGQHWAGSVLGSRCSSEIDVRTAVKWEGLIELLISQPPSFHSSLGGYGLHRPRHRFSDGNMNITETHSPSDTQSHSASTPVQVETHTLFPELQNFPFKTLSLGHRGNDPTEISSSVVTNIEFPYHDTGIKNPDKNRHMAMTSAPAKARLEVDAELVLGMKSEVGLGVVSEVGLGVVSEVGLAVESEVGLGVVSEVGLAVESEVGLGVVSEVGLGVESEVGLGVVSEVGLGVESEVGLGVESEVGLEVESEVDKPTDLINKHYEKQNEEVNSNIGLKHKLIISPTADKTNASCRNPPELKTTRKSTNQELDCKTNKITNRSNKTPCKSVQSFRKMPVKKSIVSPDPSPSSSSLKPRPRNPIQTPTQNDKQSMRKVISVSSTKPRPITHSQSVKILAPTTSTSSHTTTPVHTSPTPKASSIQKSMVKKPMIHQKSAPKEKLCRFTNLPTQESHTNTHKTLPHFACSTVSFTTRSPVTTSNVPLSQKDVSTTPKNSPQNHTAPHRASHLSTPSRSASKDVKNVKVKPVRPAWR